The following are encoded together in the Triticum dicoccoides isolate Atlit2015 ecotype Zavitan chromosome 6B, WEW_v2.0, whole genome shotgun sequence genome:
- the LOC119322923 gene encoding wall-associated receptor kinase 5-like yields MAGTLPCLIFAATLMLASIKSSTASRMAKPRCQETCGNLTIPYPFGIGEGCFREGFDVSCENNSVYRHNSSSRIKIYNISLLGGQARVTTLIASKCFNETGGWAWLNTGKFFTISTKANKLTAVGCNTLAFLGGFNEHRVGAGCFSMCADRRSVDESGQCSGMGCCQTSIAPNLNFSNITFDDRFDNSEVSGFNPCSYAFVAEQDWFRFEASYLEDNKFKEKFKDGVPTLLDWVAGNEYCDEAVKNMSTYACISKNSQCITSPNATGYLCTCNNGFAGNPYLEEGCQDINECNFPDQYPCHGICSNIIGNYNCSCKSGTQSTDPKRETCDPIAVSERARLTKMFAGISACAVLLLICIFALLIECQKRKLVKEKQIFFQQNGGLLLYDQIRSKQVDTVRIFTREELENATNNFDSSRELGRGGHGTVYKGILKDGRVVAIKRSKVMNMDQKDEFAQEIVILSQINHRNVVKLLGCCLEVEVPMLVYECIPNGTLFELMHGKNRRFPVSLDTRLRIAQESAEALAYLHSSASPPIVHGDVKSPNILLGDNYTAKVTDFGASRMLPTDEIQFMTMVQGTIGYLDPEYLQERQLTEKSDVYSFGVVLLELITMKFAIYTDSAGEKKNLASSFLLAMKENGLQFILDKNILDFEAELLQEIAQLAKCCLSMRGEERPLMREVAERLRSIRSTWREQLIQNPSRETECLLENSSHYDPSSTGQHGSLMALDLESGR; encoded by the exons ATGGCAGGAACCCTACCATGCCTAATCTTTGCAGCCACCCTGATGCTAGCAAGCATCAAGAGCAGCACAGCGTCCAGGATGGCGAAACCTAGGTGCCAAGAAACATGTGGCAACCTCACCATCCCATACCCCTTCGGCATCGGTGAAGGTTGCTTCCGTGAAGGGTTCGATGTTTCATGCGAGAACAATAGCGTTTACAGGCATAACTCAAGCAGCAGAATAAAGATCTACAACATCAGTCTGCTAGGAGGGCAGGCCCGAGTCACCACCTTGATTGCATCCAAGTGCTTCAACGAGACAGGGGGATGGGCCTGGTTAAATACGGGTAAGTTTTTTACAATATCAACCAAGGCAAACAAATTAACAGCGGTTGGATGCAACACCCTTGCATTCCTGGGAGGCTTTAACGAGCACAGAGTGGGAGCTGGGTGTTTCTCAATGTGCGCAGACAGGCGAAGTGTGGATGAAAGTGGTCAGTGCTCTGGAATGGGCTGTTGCCAGACATCTATTGCGCCAAACCTCAATTTCTCCAATATAACATTTGATGACAGATTCGACAATTCTGAGGTGAGTGGCTTCAACCCATGCAGCTATGCTTTTGTCGCTGAGCAGGATTGGTTCAGGTTTGAGGCTTCTTATCTAGAGGATAATAAATTCAAAGAGAAGTTCAAGGATGGAGTACCCACTCTGCTTGACTGGGTTGCTGGAAATGAATACTGTGATGAAGCTGTGAAGAACATGTCAACGTATGCCTGCATTAGCAAGAATAGCCAGTGCATCACATCACCAAATGCAACAGGATATCTCTGCACCTGCAACAATGGTTTTGCAGGCAATCCCTACCTGGAAGAAGGATGCCAAG ATATCAACGAGTGCAATTTCCCAGATCAGTATCCTTGCCATGGAATTTGCAGTAATATAATTGGGAACTACAATTGCTCATGCAAGTCTGGGACTCAGAGTACAGATCCAAAGAGAGAAACCTGTGACCCAATTGCAGTTTCAGAAAGAGCTAGATTAACAAAAATGTTTGCAG GTATTTCAGCATGTGCAGTACTTCTCCTTATCTGCATTTTTGCACTCCTGATTGAATGTCAGAAGAGAAAGCTGGTGAAAGAAAAGCAGATATTCTTCCAACAAAATGGTGGCCTGCTATTATATGACCAAATCAGGTCAAAGCAAGTTGATACAGTGAGAATATTCACAAGGGAAGAACTAGAGAACGCAACGAACAATTTCGACTCAAGCAGAGAATTAGGAAGAGGTGGCCATGGAACTGTTTACAAGGGAATTCTCAAAGACGGCAGAGTGGTAGCCATAAAGCGCTCCAAGGTTATGAACATGGACCAGAAAGATGAATTTGCGCAAGAGATTGTTATACTTTCACAGATAAACCACAGGAATGTGGTAAAGCTTCTAGGATGTTGCTTAGAAGTGGAAGTCCCAATGTTGGTCTATGAATGCATCCCAAACGGCACCCTATTCGAGCTGATGCATGGTAAAAATAGAAGATTTCCCGTTTCACTGGATACTCGTCTCAGGATAGCTCAGGAATCTGCAGAAGCATTAGCATATCTACACTCATCAGCATCCCCTCCCATAGTTCATGGAGATGTAAAATCTCCAAACATTCTCCTAGGCGACAACTACACAGCAAAAGTGACTGATTTTGGAGCATCAAGAATGCTTCCTACGGATGAAATACAGTTTATGACAATGGTACAGGGAACTATAGGTTATCTTGACCCTGAATACTTGCAAGAGCGTCAACTAACAGAGAAGAGTGATGTTTATAGTTTTGGAGTTGTGCTACTAGAGCTCATTACAATGAAGTTCGCAATTTATACTGACAGTGCTGGAGAAAAGAAAAACCTTGCATCATCCTTCCTTCTTGCAATGAAAGAAAATGGACTTCAATTCATCTTGGACAAGAATATATTAGACTTCGAAGCGGAGCTGCTCCAAGAAATTGCTCAACTGGCAAAGTGTTGTTTGAGTATGAGGGGGGAAGAACGGCCATTAATGAGAGAGGTTGCTGAGAGATTGAGATCAATACGAAGCACCTGGAGAGAACAACTGATTCAGAATCCTAGCAGAGAAACTGAATGTTTGCTTGAGAACTCGTCACACTATGACCCTTCTAGCACTGGACAGCATGGAAGTCTGATGGCACTAGATTTAGAAAGTGGTAGATGA
- the LOC119322924 gene encoding GPI mannosyltransferase 3-like produces MSHRRRPHAPGPPPPPEDGGGDYSPQSPGKAPRIRPWPERRVLALALAFRAVNALLVRTYFNPDEHWQCLEVAHHIAFGYGHLTWEWKRGLRGYLHPLIFAALYKFLGFLHLDTPWFMVMAPRLLQSVFAAFGDLYLYKLSKLIFNEHAAQWTLFSQLVNWFMFFCITRTLSNSLETVLTVAGLYYWFIAIESSKGISVISKQQASSYQSPHSRKVALLIAALACAIRPTSAITWLYVGLLDFIYIKSKCRFLFLEVIPIGAIVLAATTFLDWWMYGSRVIVPLNFLKFNLFSSGGDYYGTHVFHWYFTQGFPSMIWTFLPLSVFGVIKSQEWRLSGLIAWVLGVYSILGHKEFRFVLPVLPLALMFSGYFLAAMSQFKGKNLHGKRHFSRLQLSVILLIITNVPMALYMSLFHQRGTEDVMFYLSKEAHNGRVKGVLFLMPCHSTPYYSTLHSSLPMRFLDCTPSDNKGTLDESDRFLMNPLDFVGEVIGNLSSFSHIVLFESEERHIIQLLLHDSFQEVRRFFHSHFKIDRDLQSSVVVYSRRDVL; encoded by the exons ATGAGTCACCGCAGGCGACCTCACGCCCCCGGCCCGCCTCCTCCCCCGGAAGACGGAGGAGGAGACTACTCTCCGCAGTCGCCGGGGAAGGCGCCGCGGATCCGGCCGTGGCCGGAGCGGCGGGTGCTGGCGCTCGCGCTAGCGTTCCGCGCGGTGAACGCGCTGCTGGTGCGCACCTACTTCAACCCCGACGAGCACTGGCAGTGCCTCGAGGTCGCCCACCACATCGCCTTCGG GTACGGCCACCTCACCTGGGAGTGGAAGCGGGGCCTTCGAGGTTACCTCCACCCGCTCATCTTCGCCGCCCTTTACAAGTTTCTGGGGTTTCTCCACCTCGATACCCCGTGGTTCATG GTGATGGCTCCACGGCTTCTACAGTCAGTATTTGCAGCGTTTGGAGATCTATACTTGTATAAACTCTCCAAACTTATTTTCAACGAGCACGCTGCCCAGTGGACA TTATTTTCGCAGTTGGTGAACTGGTTCATGTTTTTCTGCATTACACGGACTCTATCAAACAGCTTGGAGACAGTTTTGACTGTGGCTGGACTCTATTATTGGTTTATTGCAATCGAGTCTTCCAAGGGAATTTCAGTTATTTCAAAGCAGCAGGCATCCAGCTACCAAAGTCCCCATTCAAGAAAAGTGGCACTACTCATAGCAGCCTTAGCCTGCGCCATTCGGCCAACAAGTGCCATAACATGGTTGTATGTTGGTcttttggacttcatttatataaaaTCGAAATGCCGGTTTTTGTTTCTTGAGGTCATTCCTATAGG GGCCATTGTCCTTGCAGCAACAACATTCCTTGATTGGTGGATGTATGGTTCCCGGGTCATAGTGCCACTTAATTTTTTGAAATTCAACCTATTTTCTTCAGGAGGAGATTACTATGGAACACACGTCTTCCACTGGTACTTCACCCAAGGTTTTCCATCTATGATTTGGACGTTCTTACCACTTTCAGTTTTTGGAGTCATAAAGTCTCAAGAATGGAGGCTTTCAGGTCTAATTGCCTGGGTATTAGGGGTTTATAGCATACTTGGACACAAAGAGTTCAG GTTTGTTCTTCCGGTGCTACCTTTAGCGTTGATGTTCTCGGGTTACTTCTTAGCTGCAATGTCGCAATTCAAGGGTAAAAATCTGCATGGGAAAAGACATTTTTCAAGGTTGCAACTGTCTGTTATTCTTCTCATCATAACCAATGTTCCAATGGCCTTATATATGTCCCTGTTCCATCAA AGAGGAACTGAAGATGTTATGTTTTATCTGTCAAAAGAAGCCCATAATGGAAGAGTTAAGGGTGTCCTCTTTCTCATGCCTTGCCATTCGACGCCTTATTACTCTACCTTACATAGTAGCCTACCTATGCGCTTTTTGGACTGTACTCCCAG TGATAATAAAGGGACCCTGGATGAGTCAGATCGTTTCCTCATGAACCCACTTGATTTTGTGGGCGAGGTTATCGGAAATCTATCTTCCTTCAGTCACATTGTGTTATTTGAATCCGAAGAAAGACACATTATTCAGTTGCTTCTGCACGATTCCTTTCAGGAG GTTAGGAGGTTTTTCCATTCCCACTTCAAGATTGATAGAGACCTTCAGTCGTCTGTTGTTGTATATTCACGGAGGGATGTGCTATGA